In Oryza brachyantha chromosome 1, ObraRS2, whole genome shotgun sequence, the following are encoded in one genomic region:
- the LOC102721122 gene encoding transcription factor GAMYB isoform X2, translating to MFIIYPELFAHVFNTSFYTLSTFSQLPGRTDNEIKNYWNTRIKRCQRAGLPIYPTSVCNQSSNEDQQGSSDFDCGENLSNDLLNANGLYLPDFTCDNFIANSEALPYAPHLSAVSISNLLGQSFASKNCSFMDQVNQTGMLKQSDGVLPGLSDTINGVLPLVDQFSNDSEKLNQAVGFDYLHEANSSSKIIAPFGGALNGSHAFLNGNFSASRPTSGPLKMELPSLQDTESDPNSWLKYTVAPALQPTELVDPYLQSPAATPSVKSECVSPRNSGLLEELIHEAQTLRSGKNQQTSVRSSSSSVGTPCNTTVVSPEFDMCQEYWEEQHTGPFLNDCAPFSGNSLTESTPPVSAASPDIFQLSKVSPAQSTSMCSGEQAMGPKYEPGDTSPHPENFRPDALFSGNTADPSVFNNAIAMLLGNDLSIECRPVLGDGLVFNSSSWSNMPHACEMSEFK from the exons ATGTTCATCATTTATCCTGAGCTCTTTGCACATGTTTTCAACACTTCTTTTTATACCTTGAGCACATTTTCTCAGTTACCAGGCCGCACTGATAATGAAATAAAGAATTACTGGAATACTAGAATAAAGAGATGCCAGCGAGCTGGCCTACCCATCTACCCTACCAGCGTATGCAATCAATCCTCAAATGAAGATCAGCAGGGCTCCAGTGATTTTGACTGTGGCGAGAATCTGTCGAATGATCTTCTGAATGCAAATGGTCTTTACCTACCAGATTTTACCTGTGACAATTTCATTGCTAATTCAGAGGCTTTACCTTATGCACCGCATCTTTCAGCTGTTTCTATAAGCAATCTGCTTGGCCAGAGCTTTGCATCAAAAAACTGTAGCTTCATGGATCAAGTAAACCAGACAGGGATGCTAAAACAATCTGATGGTGTGCTTCCTGGATTGAGTGATACCATCAATGGTGTACTTCCCTTAGTGGATCAATTCTCAAATGACTCTGAGAAGCTCAATCAGGCTGTGGGTTTTGACTATCTCCATGAAGCCAACTCTAGCAGCAAGATTATTGCACCTTTCGGGGGTGCACTTAATGGCAGCCATGCCTTTTTAAATGGCAACTTCTCTGCTTCTAGGCCCACAAGTGGTCCTTTGAAGATGGAGCTCCCTTCACTCCAAGATACTGAATCTGATCCAAATAGCTGGCTCAAGTACACTGTAGCGCCTGCATTGCAGCCTACTGAGTTAGTTGATCCCTACCTACAGTCTCCGGCAGCAACTCCTTCAGTGAAATCTGAGTGCGTGTCGCCAAGGAATAGTGGCCTATTGGAAGAGTTGATTCATGAAGCTCAGACCCTAAGATCCGGGAAGAACCAACAAACATCTGTGAGGAGTTCTAGTTCTTCTGTCGGTACGCCATGCAATACTACGGTAGTTAGCCCAGAGTTTGATATGTGTCAGGAATACTGGGAAGAACAACATACTGGTCCTTTCCTCAATGACTGTGCTCCTTTCAGTGGCAATTCACTCACTGAATCCACCCCTCCTGTTAGTGCTGCATCACCTGATATCTTTCAGCTCTCCAAAGTTTCCCCAG CACAAAGCACTTCAATGTGTTCTGGAGAGCAAGCAATGGGGCCTAAATATGAACCTGGGGACACTTCACCTCATCCTGAAAACTTCAGGCCAGATGCATTGTTTTCTGGGAATACAGCGGACCCATCAGTTTTCAACAATGCCATAGCAATGCTTCTGGGCAATGACTTGAGTATCGAGTGCAGACCCGTTCTTGGTGACGGACTTGTGTTCAATTCTTCCTCATGGAGCAACATGCCACACGCCTGCGAAATGTCAGAATTCAAATGA
- the LOC102721122 gene encoding transcription factor GAMYB isoform X1, with product MYRVKSESDCEMIHQDQMDSPVADDGSSGGSPHRGGGPPLKKGPWTSAEDAILVDYVKKHGEGNWNAVQKNTGLFRCGKSCRLRWANHLRPNLKKGAFTAEEERLIIQLHSKMGNKWARMAAHLPGRTDNEIKNYWNTRIKRCQRAGLPIYPTSVCNQSSNEDQQGSSDFDCGENLSNDLLNANGLYLPDFTCDNFIANSEALPYAPHLSAVSISNLLGQSFASKNCSFMDQVNQTGMLKQSDGVLPGLSDTINGVLPLVDQFSNDSEKLNQAVGFDYLHEANSSSKIIAPFGGALNGSHAFLNGNFSASRPTSGPLKMELPSLQDTESDPNSWLKYTVAPALQPTELVDPYLQSPAATPSVKSECVSPRNSGLLEELIHEAQTLRSGKNQQTSVRSSSSSVGTPCNTTVVSPEFDMCQEYWEEQHTGPFLNDCAPFSGNSLTESTPPVSAASPDIFQLSKVSPAQSTSMCSGEQAMGPKYEPGDTSPHPENFRPDALFSGNTADPSVFNNAIAMLLGNDLSIECRPVLGDGLVFNSSSWSNMPHACEMSEFK from the exons ATGTATCGGGTTAAGAGCGAGAGCGACTGCGAGATGATCCATCAGGACCAGATGGACTCGCCGGTGGCCGACGACGGCAGCAGCGGGGGTTCGCCGCACCGGGGCGGAGGGCCCCCACTGAAGAAGGGGCCATGGACGTCGGCGGAGGACGCCATCCTGGTGGACTACGTCAAGAAGCACGGCGAGGGGAACTGGAACGCGGTGCAGAAGAACACCGGGCTGTTCCGGTGCGGCAAGAGCTGCCGCCTCCGGTGGGCGAACCACCTGAGGCCCAACCTCAAGAAGGGCGCCTTCaccgccgaggaggagaggctCATCATCCAGCTCCACTCCAAGATGGGGAACAAGTGGGCTCGGATGGCCGCTCAT TTACCAGGCCGCACTGATAATGAAATAAAGAATTACTGGAATACTAGAATAAAGAGATGCCAGCGAGCTGGCCTACCCATCTACCCTACCAGCGTATGCAATCAATCCTCAAATGAAGATCAGCAGGGCTCCAGTGATTTTGACTGTGGCGAGAATCTGTCGAATGATCTTCTGAATGCAAATGGTCTTTACCTACCAGATTTTACCTGTGACAATTTCATTGCTAATTCAGAGGCTTTACCTTATGCACCGCATCTTTCAGCTGTTTCTATAAGCAATCTGCTTGGCCAGAGCTTTGCATCAAAAAACTGTAGCTTCATGGATCAAGTAAACCAGACAGGGATGCTAAAACAATCTGATGGTGTGCTTCCTGGATTGAGTGATACCATCAATGGTGTACTTCCCTTAGTGGATCAATTCTCAAATGACTCTGAGAAGCTCAATCAGGCTGTGGGTTTTGACTATCTCCATGAAGCCAACTCTAGCAGCAAGATTATTGCACCTTTCGGGGGTGCACTTAATGGCAGCCATGCCTTTTTAAATGGCAACTTCTCTGCTTCTAGGCCCACAAGTGGTCCTTTGAAGATGGAGCTCCCTTCACTCCAAGATACTGAATCTGATCCAAATAGCTGGCTCAAGTACACTGTAGCGCCTGCATTGCAGCCTACTGAGTTAGTTGATCCCTACCTACAGTCTCCGGCAGCAACTCCTTCAGTGAAATCTGAGTGCGTGTCGCCAAGGAATAGTGGCCTATTGGAAGAGTTGATTCATGAAGCTCAGACCCTAAGATCCGGGAAGAACCAACAAACATCTGTGAGGAGTTCTAGTTCTTCTGTCGGTACGCCATGCAATACTACGGTAGTTAGCCCAGAGTTTGATATGTGTCAGGAATACTGGGAAGAACAACATACTGGTCCTTTCCTCAATGACTGTGCTCCTTTCAGTGGCAATTCACTCACTGAATCCACCCCTCCTGTTAGTGCTGCATCACCTGATATCTTTCAGCTCTCCAAAGTTTCCCCAG CACAAAGCACTTCAATGTGTTCTGGAGAGCAAGCAATGGGGCCTAAATATGAACCTGGGGACACTTCACCTCATCCTGAAAACTTCAGGCCAGATGCATTGTTTTCTGGGAATACAGCGGACCCATCAGTTTTCAACAATGCCATAGCAATGCTTCTGGGCAATGACTTGAGTATCGAGTGCAGACCCGTTCTTGGTGACGGACTTGTGTTCAATTCTTCCTCATGGAGCAACATGCCACACGCCTGCGAAATGTCAGAATTCAAATGA
- the LOC102719074 gene encoding uncharacterized protein LOC102719074: MALNTKQVALCLKKVLKSSIKNGYRCLLEHPILLTLGVLLYLLYRSSPGLFTFLLSSSPVIICTTLLLGILLSYGDTNLSESDEDNQTSPEISSCKVGKPSSDFHFEASQRLPVPELRENTVGSKERENTVGSKEREPKQMVCISERASEHIELDDNVPLLRRVEHEYNRFDQHEIPAALTPFPSMVNFHQGAVVGKDLSSNQDVYSKDLLSIKDKADGHTSLFKGVLSGLDEKDASFGIFSTSKDINGHGKLEENLDQEIALTDSSTSRMRDISEEKPTEGEAGTSTTACAISVHQRETLEELRINTKDFEDHLLDSSLGSPWARVGSEDGVGSEDGSSGFDSDQAESSSPDASMTDIAPILDEIDPLLGASSTRPDTISKDDSDTDSHVSSQDHQTDDDSNDETDNNDAKDNDEEKKKEGKEAAFIWTADDEKNLMDLGYSEMERNRRLELLMARRRSRKNIRFEIDNNLMDIDNNDGGRSIDGLSRFRVQVPHILVPRRNPFDLPYDSEEATIPGSAPSVLHTRKNPFDLPLDQSNDGDVSADNNVTSGEPVKASLRDMFFRRHDSFNIGRTDATQERFSRFKPYFVPETVEGRTSNFQRQFSDRSESKLSSITESDMASSAADQEDHKDLDEKDLPKEYESPALQRQDSDLADVESECSDGINSVDVELDNSDIDDREIALQHFVFERSQEREAYLASTKGKGPEEDYLLKSVGNSNTLHPVADLLIWEDGDGESSHGANSSHNTVGFSDWVSPPRPTGHDSGSQNLHEFLDTEVASSSNTAILRARNPSENNGNDDFISYSNNEMTSDNLVHGSMELPPEFCNETLPVISRDLHPIPEERVVENFSVQEKHEAVIFTDSDAALTGFHVIEEHFEVGCEVSPSSEVVPSCLPSDSIQSPLLETKEISNPFISMASEPNNMDMVNLKEEITAGYPLDSDDDADKIYPEPMEDNVIDESFLSELDVVGDFRVEATRSDQQVPDLDSHVDANGVAESSLISPQTSSDTFSTMKYALDDDLNGTSPEFSWSLGAPHDDPEQTVYNPRRRILGASPFEETNTEIKPPFDEREASLVSVPIEAHLAVGSSQVDAARNEPELTKTDTEMVILEAKSLEDIETAFKQASDGLAESTVDTKTPQVSVVNIDPESIESSKQLDVIDAKSVDDIYVASKEHSSLAVNSSFEENKGKECGDTVKFTSNDELLEGTHIEGNTVGDGTEPEPMGTSSNMDTIEAETIHDIDAVFKKLSDGSAKSIIQAVESENTCEGSDDSEQH; this comes from the exons ATGGCCCTTAATACAAAACAAGTTGCCCTGTGTTTGAAGAAAGTTTTGAAGTCCTCCATTAAAAATGGCTATAGATGTCTTTTGGAACATCCAATCCTTTTGACATTGGGTGTTTTGCTCTATTTATTGTACAGATCTTCACCAGGGTTATTTACTTTCCtgctttcttcttctcctgtAATTATATGCACTACTCTTCTTCTTGGAATCCTACTTAGCTATGGGGACACGAACCTGTCTGAGAGTGATGAAGATAACCAGACCTCTCCAGAGATTTCATCCTGTAAGGTTGGAAAACCTTCCAGTGATTTTCACTTTGAAGCAAGCCAGAGATTACCGGTGCCTGAATTGAGGGAAAATACAGTTGGCTCCAAAGAGAGGGAAAATACAGTTGGCTCCAAAGAGAGGGAACCTAAACAGATGGTTTGTATCAGCGAGAGGGCTAGTGAGCATATTGAGTTGGATGATAATGTACCCCTTCTGAGAAGGGTTGAGCATGAATATAATAGATTTGATCAGCACGAAATACCTGCAGCATTAACACCATTCCCGTCTATGGTCAATTTTCATCAAGGTGCTGTGGTTGGAAAGGACTTGAGCTCTAATCAGGACGTCTACTCCAAAGACTTGTTATCCATTAAGGATAAGGCTGATGGCCACACTAGCCTTTTTAAAGGTGTTCTGAGTGGTCTGGATGAGAAAGATGCATCCTTTGGCATTTTCTCGACCAGTAAGGATATTAATGGACATGGTAAATTGGAGGAAAATTTGGATCAAGAAATAGCATTAACAGATTCATCAACTAGCAGAATGAGAGATATTTCTGAAGAGAAGCCAACTGAAGGGGAAGCTGGAACCAGCACAACAGCTTGTGCCATTTCCGTGCATCAGAGAGAAACACTTGAGGAACTTAGGATTAATACCAAGGATTTTGAGGACCATCTACTCGATTCCTCTCTTGGCTCACCATGGGCGAGAGTTGGTAGTGAAGATGGAGTTGGTAGTGAGGATGGTTCATCTGGTTTTGACTCTGATCAGGCTGAGAGTTCTTCTCCTGATGCTTCAATGACTGACATTGCTCCAATTCTTGATGAGATTGACCCGCTCTTGGGTGCCAGTTCTACTCGTCCTGATACAATTTCAAAGGATGATTCTGACACTGATTCACATGTTTCGTCACAGGATCATCAAACTGATGATGATAGTAATGATGAAACTGACAACAACGATGCTAAAGACAATGacgaggaaaagaagaaagaaggaaaGGAAGCGGCATTTATTTGGACAGCAGATGATGAAAAGAATCTGATGGATCTTGGATATTCTGAAATGGAAAGGAACCGCAGGTTGGAGCTTTTGATGGCCAGGCGAAGATCCAGGAAGAACATAAGATTTGAAATTGACAATAACTTGATGGATATTGATAATAATGATGGTGGGAGGAGTATTGATGGCCTGTCTCGCTTCCGTGTACAAGTTCCTCATATTTTAGTTCCAAGGAGGAATCCGTTTGATCTTCCCTATGATTCAGAAGAAGCCACAATTCCTGGCTCGGCACCCTCAGTTCTGCATACAAGGAAAAACCCATTCGATCTTCCGCTTGACCAGTCCAATGACGGTGATGTTTCTGCAGATAATAATGTAACTTCTGGAGAACCAGTGAAAGCTTCTCTCCGTGACATGTTTTTCCGAAGGCACGATAGCTTCAACATTGGAAGAACAGATGCTACCCAGGAGAGATTTTCTAGATTCAAGCCGTATTTTGTCCCTGAGACAGTGGAAGGGCGCACAAGTAATTTCCAAAGACAGTTTAGTGATAGAAGTGAGTCTAAATTGAGTTCTATTACTGAATCTGATATGGCCTCTTCAGCAGCCGATCAGGAGGACCACAAGGACCTAGATGAAAAAGACTTGCCCAAGGAGTATGAGTCTCCAGCTCTGCAGAGGCAGGATAGTGACCTTGCAGATGTTGAAAGTGAATGCTCAGATGGTATCAACTCTGTGGATGTTGAATTAGACAACAGTGACATTGATGACCGTGAGATTGCTCTACAACACTTTGTCTTTGAAAGATCACAGGAAAGAGAAGCATATCTTGCCTCAACAAAAGGAAAGGGTCCTGAAGAAGATTACCTGCTCAAGTCAGTTGGGAACTCCAACACACTTCATCCGGTAGCCGACCTGCTTATCTGGGAAGATGGAGATG GTGAAAGCAGCCATGGTGCTAACTCTTCTCATAACACAGTTGGATTCTCAGACTGGGTTTCACCCCCCAGGCCAACAGGGCATGATTCAGGATCACAGAACCTTCATGAGTTTCTTGACACTGAAGTTGCATCAAGTTCAAACACAGCCATTCTACGCGCAAGAAATCCATCTGAAAATAATGGAAATGATGATTTCATATCCTATTCAAACAATGAAATGACTTCAGATAACCTGGTTCATGGGTCCATGGAGTTGCCACCTGAATTTTGTAATGAAACGCTGCCAGTAATATCTAGGGACCTGCACCCTATTCCTGAAGAGAGGGTTGTCGAGAACTTCAGTGTGCAAGAAAAGCATGAAGCAGTAATCTTTACTGATTCAGATGCTGCCTTGACTGGGTTTCATGTAATTGAGGAACACTTTGAAGTTGGATGTGAAGTAAGCCCAAGCTCTGAAGTTGTTCCATCATGCCTTCCAAGTGATTCCATCCAATCTCCATTACTTGAGACTAAAGAGATATCAAATCCATTTATTTCCATGGCTTCTGAACCCAACAATATGGATATGGTTAATTTGAAGGAAGAAATAACTGCAGGATATCCACTTGATTCTGATGATGACGCTGATAAAATCTATCCTGAGCCCATGGAGGACAATGTAATTGATGAAAGTTTCCTGTCAGAACTGGATGTGGTAGGAGATTTCCGTGTAGAAGCAACAAGATCAGACCAGCAGGTGCCTGATCTTGACTCCCACGTTGATGCCAATGGTGTTGCAGAAAGCTCCTTGATTAGTCCTCAGACTTCAAGTGACACATTTTCAACCATGAAATATGCATTGGATGATGACCTAAATGGCACCAGTCCTGAATTTAGTTGGTCATTAGGAGCACCTCATGATGACCCTGAGCAGACTGTCTACAACCCTAGGCGACGGATTCTTGGTGCAAGTCCTTTTGAAGAAACTAACACAGAGATAAAGCCACCATTTGATGAGAGAGAAGCATCTTTAGTCAGTGTACCGATAGAAGCACACTTGGCAGTTGGATCTAGTCAGGTGGATGCTGCTAGAAATGAGCCTGAGTTAACTAAAACGGATACAGAGATGGTTATTCTTGAGGCCAAATCTCTAGAGGATATAGAGACAGCCTTTAAACAAGCAAGTGATGGTCTTGCTGAGTCCACTGTGGACACCAAAACCCCGCAGGTCTCAGTTGTTAATATTGACCCAGAGTCCATAGAGAGTTCTAAACAATTGGATGTCATTGATGCAAAATCCGTTGACGACATATATGTTGCTTCGAAGGAGCACTCGAGTCTTGCTGTCAATAGTTCCTTTGAAGAAAACAAAGGCAAGGAATGTGGTGATACTGTAAAATTCACCTCGAATGATGAGCTTCTAGAAGGAACACATATTGAAGGTAACACAGTTGGAGATGGTACAGAGCCTGAACCAATGGGGACTTCCAGCAACATGGACACTATTGAGGCGGAAACCATTCATGACATTGACGCAGTGTTCAAGAAGCTCTCTGATGGCAGTGCCAAGAGTATTATCCAGGCAGTGGAGTCCGAAAATACTTGTGAGGGGAGTGATGACAGTGAACAGCACTGA